The Lutra lutra chromosome 16, mLutLut1.2, whole genome shotgun sequence genome segment AGCTCCAAATGGCACCGTAACACTATAGGCAGCTGGCAGACTGCCAGAGTGAGTGTCAGGCATCCCCAATCTGGCAGGTTTGGGGGCTAGGCCTCTGGGTACGGAAGCCTGTatacccaacctagggttagggttcaggcctaggggcatggcagctCCAATATGCTGGTTTTTAGGCAGGCTCCCTCAGGGCTGAGTGGAGGACATGCATCTGGTGTTACAAGAGAATCTGACATTATGTCCAGGCGCTGGTGATGGTGAGTGTGTTTAGGTGCTCATGCACCTTcctttctggagggcaggcaaGTCTTGTGGTGTGGCTTTGTAatccccagtctggagggttagggttaggggttagggatagggttagggttagtgaTTAgggattagggttagggttagggttagggttatgtcttagggacaagagttaggggttagggttaggggttaggggtCAGGGTTATAGTTAGGGTAAGGGTTAGGGGTTAGGTGTTAGGTTTAGGGTTAAGTTAGAGGGTTCGGGGTAGGGATAGGGTTAGGGgataggattagggttagggttaggtttagggttaggatcatgtcttagggacaaggcatgtcAGATGTGCCAGCACAGATATcggctcacccaagggctgagttgagagcAGGACTCAGGAGACTCCTCAGTTCCTGGGTTTTGGCCTGGACGGGCAAAGATGGCGGGATAGGCCTAAGGGTGGCATGCTGCTTTCTCCGACTCTGAGGGTGTTTGAGAGCACCAAATGAAATGGTCCTCTCCTGGCTGAGAGTCTGCGTCCTGCCATCATTCTGATGTTCCCATCCATGGGAGGAATTGGATTTCAGGCCTCAGGgttccagagcctgaacacccaacctaggatTACGGTTTTGtactgggagaatggcaggccaGATATGCCAGCGGACTCAGGCTCTCCAGAGGGCTGAGTTCAGGGCATTTCTCAGACAGGCCGTCAGGCTCCGGGATTGCGTTGTGGGGGTCCTCAGAAGGTGTGGATAGTTTTAGGTGGCACAGTGGTTTCTCTGGCCAGGAGGTTTCCCGCCAGAAGTGAGTTCACCAGGGGATTTCTGCTCAATACTCGCAAGCATTCTGCCCAAATCGGCATCAATTTTGGTAGAACGCTCGTGAGAACTGGCCGACATTTGACAGAACTGCAGACTGCCCTGTCCATTCTGGCTGCGGGCCTTTTCTCGCTCTGGACATGTTGCGGCAACCCGGATAACACGCTGAGATGGCGCAGCCCAGCCGGAGACCCCAGTGCAGGGGagctttcccagagcagagttgagggagtgGCTAGGTGTGCTAGGTGTGCTAGGTGTCCGCCTCAGAATTTTCAGGCCGCTGGTACTCGTAAGGTTGGGGCTGGCCTCAGTGGGGACACAAAATTTTCTTTAACACCAAGGCTTTTCCCCAGTGGTAAAAGGCAATGTTTCCGTCGGGTTGGGAGGTGGACTAATGGCGTGGGACTTGGGGTTTCACAAATGGAGGGCCCGAGGGATAGGACCCTGGAAATGGGAGGCTGACCAAGCAGGCGAGGTTTCAGGCCTGGGCCCAAGGGCAGACCCGGCTTCATCTGCCAGCGTCAGAAAGGGGACCCCCggaggcagaggagcaggaggcTTTGGCCTCGCCTGCACCTGACTCATGGAGGGCTTTCTGTCAGGGTTCAGATGCAACCACTTGGGAtccagggccaggcccagggggtggCCCTGCAGACATGGGGCACCTGAAGCAATTTCGCCGGGCCTTTACCGATGAATTCTCATGAGCATTCTGCCTGAATCGGGATATATTCAGGCAGAATGCTTGTGAGAATTGGACAGCATTGGGTGGCCCAGTGGACTGCCGTGTCCCATTGGGTGAGCGCCCTTTCTCGCTTGGGGCATGTGGCGGCCACCCGGAAAATGCGCTGAAATGACACTGCTCACCCAGGGACCATGACGCAGAGGACTTTCcgggagcagagttgagggaggggttgtggcCAGGCGTCCGCCTCCGATTTTTTGGGCGGTGGGGAGCCCAGGGATGGGGCTGGCCTCTGTGGGTGAATgaatgtatctctctctcttttttttttttttgtaattttattttatttttcggtgttccaagattcattgtgtatgcaccacacccagggctccatgcaatacatgccctccttgatacccaccaccgggctcattcaaccccccaactcccctcacCTCCAAAATGGAGGGTAATGATACTATTAATTCAGATAATAGTGGCTTGAAGTCAGGCTTTTCCATGCCAGAGATTGTGCTGAGCATTTACGAGCATTGACTCAGTCAATACTCACAATGCTTCATCCTATTTTAAGACAGAACtttcagaaagattaagtgacttggCAAAGTCAAGACTTAGTTAAGAGCAGAGTCAGGCCTTGAAGTCAGGTCTGTCTGCCTATAAAGGACGGGACATACCATGATATTTGCTCAAAGTCATCGTTTTAGTCAGGCATTAATTTATTCAGCAAAACACTATTAGATGATGATTTGACTTCTCATGGATAccttatttcattattattatattttttatttataaacatatatttttatccccaggggtacaggtctgtgaatcgccaggtttacacacttcacagcactcaccatagcacataccctccccaatatccataaccccacccccccaaccccctccccccatcaaccctcagtttgttttgtgagattaagagtcacttatggtttgtctccctcccaatcccatcttgtttattcttctcctaccccctcaaccccccatgttgcatctcctctccctcatatcagggagatcatatgatagttgtctttctccgattgccttatttcgctaagcatgataccctctagttccatccactttgtcgcaaatggcaagatttcatttcttttgatggctgcatagtattccattgtgtatataccacatcttctttatccattcgtctgttgatggacatctaggttctttccatagtttggctattgtagacattgctgctataacattcgggtgcacgtgccccttcggatcactacattgtatctttagggtaaatacctagcagtgcaattgctgggtcatagggtagttctattttcaacatttgaggaacctccatgcttttccagagtggttgcaccagcttgcattcccaccaacagtataggagggttcccctttctccgcatcctcgccagcatctgtcatttcctgacttgttaattttagccattctgactggtgtgaggtgatatctcatggtggtttgatttgtatttccctgatgccgagtgatatggagcactttttcatgtgtctgttggccatctggatgtcttctttgcagaaatgtctgttcatgtcctctgcccatttcttgattggattctttgttctttgggtgttgagtttgctaagttctttatagattttggacactagccctttatctgatatgtcatttgcaaatatcttctcccattctgtcagttgtcttttggttttgttcactgtttcctttgctgcaaaagcttttgatcttgataaaatcccaatagttcatttttgcccttgcttcccttgcctttggtgatgttcctaggaagatgttgctgtggctgaggtcgaagaggttgctgcctgtgttctcctcaaggattttgatggattcctttctcacattgagatccttcatccattttgagtctattttcctgtgtggtgtaaggaaatgatccaatttcatttttctgcatgtggctgtccaattttcccaacaccatttattgaagaggctgtcttttttccattggacattctttcctgcttagtcgaagatgagttgaccatagagttgagggtccatttctgggctctctattctgttccattgatctatgtgtctgtttttgtgccagtacgttgctgtcttgatgatgacagctttgtaatagagctggaagtccggaattgtgatgccaccaactttggctttcttttcaatattcctttggctattcgaggtcttttctggttccatataaattttaggattatttgttccatttctttgaaaaaaatggatggtaatttgataggaattgcattaaatgtgtagattgctttaggtagcatagacattttcacaatatttattcttccaatccaggagcatggaacatttttccatttctttgtgtcttcctcaatttcttttatgagtactttatagttttctgtgtatagagtcttagtctctttggttaggtttattcctaggtatcttatagttttgggtgcaattgtaaatgggatggactccttaatttctctttcttctgtcttgttgttggtgtagagaaatgcaactgatttctgtgcattgattttatatcctgacactttactgaattcctgtacaagttctagcagttttggagtggagtcttttgggttttccacatatagtatcatatcatctgcgaagagtgatagtttgacttcttctttgccgatttggatgcctttaatttccttttgttgtctgattgctgaggctaggacttctagtactatgttgaatagcagtggtgataacggacatccctgtcgtgttcctgaccttagcggaaaagctttcagtttttctccattgagaatgatttgcggtgggtttttcatagatggctttgatactattgaggtatgtgccgtctatccctacactttgaagagttttgatcaggaagggatgctgtactttgtcaaatgctttttcagcatctatggagagtatcatatggttcttgttcatttattaatgtgttgtatcacattgattgatttgtggatgttgaaccaaccttgcagccctggaataaatcccacttttcgtggtgaataatccttttaatgtactgttgaatcctattggctagtattttggtgagaatttttgcatctgtgttcatcaaggatattggtctgtagttctctttttttgatgggatccttgtctggttttgggatcaaggtgatgctggcctcatacaatgagtttggaagttttccttctatttctattttttggaacagtttcaggagaataggaattagttcttctttaaatgttggtagaattcccccgggaagccgtctggccctgggcttttgtttgtttggagatttttgatgactgtttcaatctccttactggttatgggtctgttgaggcttctatttcttcctggttcagttgtggtagtttatatgtctctaggaatgcatccatttcttccagattgtccaatttgttgccgtagagttgctcagtatgttcttataattgtctgtatttcttttggtgtttgtgatctctcctctttcattcatgattttatttatttgggtcctttccttttctttttgataagtctggccaggggtttatcaatctattaattctttcaaagaaccagctcctagtttcattgatttgttctattgtttttttttctatttcattgatttctgctctgatctttacgatttctcttctcctgctgggtttagggttttttcttgttctttctccagctcctttaggtgtagggttagcttgtgtacctgagacctttcttgtttcttgagaaaggcttgtactgctatatattttcctctcaggactgcctttgttgtgtcccacagattctgaaccgttgtgttttcattatcatttgtttccatgaattttttcaatcttctttaatttcctggttgacccattcattctttagaaggatgctgtttagtctccatgtatttgggttctttccaaatttcctcttgtgattgagttctagcttcagagcattgtggtctgaaaatatgcagggaatgatcccaatcttttgataccggttgagacttgatttaggaccaagaatgtgatctattctggagaatgttccatgtgcactagagaagaatgtgtattctgttgctttgggatgaaatgttctgaatatatctgtgatgtccatctggtccagtgtgtcatttaaggccttgatttccttgttgatcttttgcttggatgatctttccatttcagtgaggggagtgttaaaatcccctactctgattgtattcttgtcgatgtgttctttgattttgttattaattggtttatatagttggctgctcccacgttagggcatagatatttaaaattgttagatcttcttgttggacagttcctttgagtatgatagagtgtcctcatctcttattatagtctttggcttaaaatctaattgatctgatataaggattgccactcctgctttcttctgatgtccattagcatggtaaattcttttctacccctcactttaaatctggaggtgtcttcgggtttaagatgagtttcttgtaggcaacatatagatggttttttttttttttaatccattctgatacccgttgtcttttgattggagcatttagcccattaacattcagggtaagtattgagagatatgaatttagtgccatcgtattgcctgtaaggtgactgttattgtatattgtctctgtttctttctgatctactacttttagggtctctctttgcttagaggacccctttcaatatttcctgtagagctggtgtggtatttgcaaattctttcagtttttgtttgtcctggaagcttttaatctctccttctattttcaatgatagcctagctggatatagtattcttggctgcatgtttttctcatttagtactctgaatatatcatgccagctctttctggcctgccaggtctctgggataagtctgctgccaatctaatatttttaccattgtacgttaccgacttcttttcccgggctgctttggatcttttctttgtcactaagacttgtcaattttactattaggtgacggggtgtggacctatttattgattttggggggttctctgaacctcctggattttgatgcttgttccctttgccatattggggaaattctctccaataattctctccaacataccttctgctcccctctctgtttcctcttcttctggaatcccaattattctaatgttgtttcgtcttatggtgtcacttatctctcgaattctcccctcgtggtccagtagctgtttgtccctcttttgctcagcttctttattctctgtcatttggtcttctatatcgctaattctttcttctgcctcatttatcctagcagtgagagcctccatttttgattgcacctcattaatagcttttttgatttcaacttggttagattttagttcttttatttctccagaaagggcttttatatctcccgagagggttgctttaatatcttccatgcctttttcaagccctgctagaaccttgagaatcgtcatctgaactctatatcagacatgttaccaatgtcagtattgattaggtccctagcctttggtactgcttcttgttcttttttttttgttgttgttgtgaatttttccgcctagtcatttgtccagataagagtatatgaaggagcaagtaaaatactaaaagggtgcaacaaccccaggaaaatatgctttagctaaatcagaagagatcccaaatcatgaggggggaaaaggggataaaaaggggttcagaaagaaaaaaagaaaagaaactattaaaaaaagaaagccgataaagaaaaaatataaaaaggaaaaaaatatatatattagataaactatttaaaaaacgttaaaaaagaaaacggtaaaagttaaaaaaatttagcagaagaagagaaaaaaaattgaaaaagaaaaaaaaattcaattaactgcaaggctaaagaatcatggggagaaagccatgagttccgtgctttgctctcctcctctggaattccgccattctccttggtattgaaattgcactccttggtaggtgaacttggtcctggctgggtttctcgttgatcttctgggggaggggcctgttgtagtgattctcaagcgtctttgccccaggcggagttgcatcgcccatacccggggccgggctgagtaatccgctcgggtttgctgggtttgcttttgggagcttttgttccctgagcgctttccgtagagttctttcagatagtggttgattttctgtttctagaattgctgttcttcttctcttcaacctcccgttggatttgtaggtgtttgcaatctttagataagctatttagctgatctcccactacctgaagtagtctcagcctgccacttctccgccatcttgactcctccccccaataTTCACTTTTTTGAAAGAACtcataagttttgtttttgctttttttggtttagttgttaaatttccaaagcaacatatataattaaaaatggatgttCATGGACTAAAATATCTGGAGAGTTAAGACAATATTTAAACTAATATTGTCTGCATATCCCTGTGTTTTAAATATCACTGATAACCAAATAAGGTTATATTTTTACAATATGTTATAAGCATGCTACAAAAAGAAAGTTAttgaaaactcagaaaattaCATCAAGTTTattcactgttgtttttttttttttttttagattctttaggttattcctttgctttctattctctgaaatagaaataaaagaaatatttgttctgtGTCTCCATTTCGGCACAAAACCTCTGTAATTCCAATGAGGATAGCAATAAAGGTTTCTTTTGTTATGAATGAGGTGGCTTTGGATCTCACCTAGGAACTGGGGCTGGTTGGCAGTGGGGTCAACTTGTGATAGAGGCATGGACCCTGAGCCCCACCAGCCAGACCTCTGGGAAAGAAGACAGCTGGACATGAAGATCAAAAATAGTCAATAATGTAATCAATCATGCCTGTGAAGTGAAACCTTCATAAAACAATATTCTCATAACATTGTGTATTTGTAAACGAGCTTTTTTAGACTTTCTGTTTTAGCCAAACTAGTAAAAAGTgcgagtttttgttttgtttttgtacattCTCATATTTGAATCATAAGGGTTCTGTGCCCAATTCCACCACGGGTGTGGGAGGGTGTTCCACTCACCAacaattctctgacaccagctaGGTGTGCTACAATGAAACTCAAATCTGACACTATCTATGTGGATAGATACCTGGAGATAGCAGGGGTTCAGTCCCACAAAATGTCCCCCAACCTCTGCCCCACCACACATATTACACACTTCAGACAAGAATCACAAATCTGGGTTGTCACCTGTGCCTCCGACCGAACTATTCTAGGAATTAGAGCCATTACTGTTACGGCTACCACTGAGGGAATGGCCTTGCATCAGACCATACAACCACACAATTTGTGTAAAAATGGCACGAGAATGCTAGCAAGGCTTGGAATCGACAAACAGTCCTAGATCAAAGATTTCATGAAAGAGTCTCTGATTTAGAAGAAGCCGTAATATACAGGAGAGAGGATCTTCCAAACATAAGGCTTCACCTTCTGTGTGATTAgaatgtttcttctcttctgtgttACTCCCTACACCTATAATGAATGAGAAATACCGTGGAACAAGAAATACCGTGGAACAACATACGACATATTACTAGTCATTATGGCAGTAATTTAAATGTGGATATTAAACAGCTTCAAGATACTATTCAGGGCATTCCTCGCTATCCTCACAATCCGTTCCAAGAGTGAGTTTCACACAAAGGATTAATCATATCCTGTCTGATGTAAACCCCTTTGCTTGGATCCCAAAACTGGTCTTGGCATTATAGGTGGAATGATGACACtttttattgctataatcttTTTATGCTTAGTCCTCAGATGCTCACGAAAATCTTTCTGACGACTAATGGTTCAAGAACTTGCAAAATGGATGTTGCTGCTTCTGCATTAACGAAAAGGGGGAAGTGGAACCATCCCTCAGAATGATAGGCTGCTTAAAATATCACTAATGAGAAATTGTACTGTTCACGCAAGCATGCTTGATGATGACCTTGAGAAAACCTGTACCAGCAGCAGGCCTCTGGTGGAGAGGAGGATACACGTCCTTgaagcccagcagctggggatgccctgGTCGCTCAGGGTGGAACATCGCCTGTTTCCCTTTTCGTTGTCTCCCCTGCCCCATTAAAGCCTGCTGTTAGAGTAATCCCTTTATGTGCCCTTGCTCACCAAAATTCCATGCTGCTGGGCCAGGCACAACCTACTCTGTTTACCTACAAGACTATGGTCGACGTAGGACTCCCATTCCTTCTGGTTGACCTACAAGGCCCATGACTAATGTATAACCTCCTCCTTTGTTGGTTGTGATCCTGTATCTAATAAATACGGGACTGAGGAGTTTTTTGGGGTGACAGTCCTTTCAGCTGTcgtccctgctctccctctcccaggtgACTTGTTTgttcctcattcttctcctgagtGCCATCAGGAAGCAGCCCCCAAATgcctggcagagggaagagatgcAGGAGAGAGGCTTGGTGCTTGTGTGAAGTGGGATGTCACTCATCGCTCAGGGAGCTGTCACACCCTCAAGGTAAACCTGTCCTCCTGTGCCCTGAGCCACAATCTTTGATGCCAGACCCATACTCTAGGCCAGGAGTGTCTTTACATTGCCCTAGGGCTGCAAAGCAAAAAGATTCTGTGGGGTCcccagtgggagagaagcagcacTTCCAATAGGCAAGGGTGAGTCTCCCCACTTTGCCTTCCCCAGGCCAGTGTTCTCCCAGGCCCATCCCCAAAACTAAAAAACCTACTCTCACTCTTCAAGGGTCTGTCCTTCTAGCCCTACCCACTCTGCTGGGCCACGGGAACCTGGAAACGATGGCATCTGGCTTCCCATGCCAGTACCCTTTGAGTCCCAACTTTTGCACACTTGACCCACAGAAGAGACTCAGGAGAGCTATGCAGAGAAACTAGAACAAGGctttaattaatgaaatgaaCACTACCTAAGGTTCCGGGAAGAACatggggagaggtgaggggaaaCCTGTGGGCAGCGGCAGGAGTCCCAGGAGCTGTGGGACTGGAGGCCAAAAGGACACAGATCTCCGTGTACTGTCCCAAGGCCCATGGCCCCTGGGACCACAGACGAGGCCTCAGGCCCCCACCTTCCTTCAAAATGGTGGGTCAGGGATTGGAAGTTTCCCCAATGTTGGCTGGCAGGCTGGGAGCCCGGTTTTGCTCCAGGACTGGGCTAGATTTGTGTCTCCCATTCCACACTAGTCTTGCAGCGGTGTCACCTGGAAGCAAGTGCAACACCGGCTACTTCTCCAGGAAGCTATTGGCTCAGCCGAGCCTCTGCCTCTTGGGCCCCAAGGAAGGGGGCTGTGATGTGGAGGAAGATGGCTTGTTGCACGGTGCAGCTCTTTTGCATCCAATCAGGCGCTGAGCAGGAGATGAGGGGGTCTTGGTGGCAAGGCTGCTCTGGGCCTTACTGACCAGGGAGGCGGGGCCGCTAGGAGGAGAGGCCAGGacgcccccgcccccacaggcGGCCTTGCTGGCAGTGCTGCAGCCATCTGAGCTGGACCTCCGCTTGGTCAGGTGCCTGGGGATGTGACTGAAATGAGGGGCACTCGGGGCTCCCGACAAAGGGTGGTTCGTCGTGCTGGCTCCAGCGGTCCCCGACAGGGTGCTCTGGCATGGGCGGCCCACCGTGTTCGGGCCCAGGCTTAACCTGGAGCCTGCAGGCCACTTGGGGCCCTGCTCGTTCCTGCTGTGATGCTGAGAGCCCCAAAGCTGGAGCACAGATCTGCAACATCATCCCTCCTCCAAACCTGGGGGTGCTGCTGAAAGCCCCATGCTGATGGGGGCCGGCATTGTGCTGCCACCTGGGGGCGGGGCTGCTGGCTGTTGGGCCCAGCATGGGACACGGTGCCGGGCACCTGGGGGGCAGCTGCCAAGCCAGGGGCAGCGGCTCTCAGGGGCGAGTAAGCAGAGGAGGTAGCCGAACCTGGCTGGGCACTGGCACGGGTGCCCCAGGAGGCAGATGCGGGTAAGGGAACCACATAACCTGCCTGGGTGCTGCTGCCCAAGGACAGCTGGGCTAGAGCTGTGCTCAGGGCCCTGAGTGGGTCTGGAGCCTGAGCTGCCGGCTGTCCATGCCGGGGAGAGCTGTGAAGGGTGCTGGCCTGGGTGCCATGCCCAAGGACAGCTGGGCTAGAGCTGTGCTCAGGGCCCGGAGTGGGTCTGGAGCCTGAGCTGCCGGCTGTCCATGCGGGAGAGCTGTGAAGGGTGCTGGCCTGGGTGCCGCTGCCCAAGGACAGCTGAGCTAGAGCTGTGCTCAGGGCCCGGAGTGGGTCTGGAGCCTGAGCTGCCGGCTGTCCATGCTGGGGAGAGCTGTGAAGGGTGCTGGCCTGGGTGCCTGCCCAAGGACAGCTGGGCTAGAGCTGTGCTCAGGGCCTGGAGTGGGTCTGGAGCCTGAGCTGCCGGCTGTCCATGCGGGACAGAGC includes the following:
- the LOC125086726 gene encoding putative POM121-like protein 1-like translates to MLSAFGSQVSCRRRCESIVDTVTPCVLQKWVVTGLPPSAPRNVHDISKGERVCRDPRKSGKGIAQLKGDPALREGQETHRKDPKGTGTPQGAFRPLVVHGGLSSFMPRPGPLLRALPREESSEDPCNKKSPSSHRSSCPTRNAITSSYSSTRGCHPVQRRRGLATSQASWPPRSPKKVSQESPLCPARVPALCQKKNQLEKDADTTTGQTATQRNCSSPGDCSRPQKRKVRLLPQRRGEPLRLPSPPELGFRVTTEDLDREKRAALQRIQDALRGDTEATCSCGPSLPSSALALSAAVAAPLPASDIQVTCMDCSPSSQPLLLGSHPGCSGSNFASIQALSMLSRGSMALVTVPPGLPVQPGGGGNPGSTAQAPLGAVGTQASTLHSSPQHGQPAAQAPDPLRALSTALAQLSLGSGTQASTLHSSPAWTAGSSGSRPTPGPEHSSSPAVLGHGTQASTLHSSPRHGQPAAQAPDPLRALSTALAQLSLGSSTQAGYVVPLPASASWGTRASAQPGSATSSAYSPLRAAAPGLAAAPQVPGTVSHAGPNSQQPRPQVAAQCRPPSAWGFQQHPQHHSRNEQGPKWPAGSRLSLGPNTVGRPCQSTLSGTAGASTTNHPLSGAPSAPHFSHIPRHLTKRRSSSDGCSTASKAACGGGGVLASPPSGPASLGHPLGLALDPKWLHLNPDRKPSMSQVQARPKPPAPLPPGVPFLTLADEAGSALGPRPETSPACPNLTSTSGLKILRRTPSTPSTPSHSLNSALGKLPCTGVSGWAAPSQRVIRVAATCPEREKARSQNGQGSLQFCQMSASSHERSTKIDADLGRMLASIEQKSPGELTSGGKPPGQRNHCAT